Part of the Sorghum bicolor cultivar BTx623 chromosome 1, Sorghum_bicolor_NCBIv3, whole genome shotgun sequence genome, GGGCAGTGGGCACAACCCATTACCCAGGGGGAAGGGGACATGACCCATGCTCGGGAACCAAAGCAGCCGGCTGTCGCCGTTAGATGTCCGAGAATATTGAGAAGAAGAAGGGAGGACCCGATAAGAGGGGGAggggggaagaagaagaagaaggcgtGATCCGTACCAGCCATGGATGAGCTCGGAGCACTTGGCCTTGATCCAGCGGAACCCCCTGCGGAACGATGCCTTGACTTTGCCCTCCACCGAGTAGGCCTTGTAGCTCGCCACCCGCCGCCGCCTCTTCATCTCCGGGTCGCTGAAGCACCACGCCGACCCCGCCCCTCCGCTGCCGCCGCTCCTGGTGGAtaccggcagcggcggcggcggcgacctggCGGGCggcttgacgacgatgtcgaggCGCCGGTCGCCGTACGGCACGACCTCGTTGCGGTAGGGGCGGTCGTACTCACCGGCGGGGGCGAGGGCGGGGCCCGCGTAGGGGCGGTACGCGCGGTCGTAGTCGGCGGCGGCCATCGCGAGGCGAGAGCGAGACGACGCGGGGGCAGACTGCGTGGGGAATCTCGCGGCGTGGCGTttgtggagagagagagagaaacgcCGCTGCCTTTTccgttttgtttttattttttctgcttcGGTGTAGCGCTAGCGAGAGTAGCGACTTGCGAGCCAGTTTCGTttttagagcatctctaagaccttggctaaaattagttgccaaattctaatgtttagccattttgtaaaataaaaaactttttaaaaaaagagatctacaacagccttgctatcagatagctagtgtcagtggttggctatatatggccaacgaaaatcaaagaatagcaaactttctattttacaaaaccaaatagcacatctgttggaggctattttTCTGCTATACAAGTTCTAAAAGGTCTTCATAATAAGAATAAcaaagctgttggagttgctcttagaggCTGTTTGGTTTACTGCCACCGTTCGCCATGCCTCACCTGCGGCAGCCACAACACTGAGGCTGCTGTTTGGTTTTCTGCCCATGTGCATCATGCCATAAAGTGTGGCTGCCATCATTCTGTGGCTGCTGTTTGCTTTTGGTTAATTTTGTGGCTGTCGTAGCTGTTTCCAGTAAAAAACTCGCCACCAGTGTGGCGGCCAAATTCACAGCCACACACGCCACAAGTTTGGCGCTGGTGCTTGTCACGGTAGCATGGCAGCCATGCAAAAGCTGGCAGAGCCAtgtgtggcgtggcaagtttcgGTAGTGAACCAAACAGCCCCTTAAGCTTCGGTAGGCCGCCGTATTCTCTAGATTAAAAAGTTAAACCTCACTTAAAGAGCAAATATAATGATAGCTATAGGTAGGTTGAATGCTGAGACGAAGGAGAAAAGAGGAGTGGGCTATAAGAGCACTCCTAATGTCAGTTTCAATGGAGTTTTTTGAGAGTTTCATGTACATTAA contains:
- the LOC8081093 gene encoding uncharacterized protein LOC8081093; translated protein: MAAADYDRAYRPYAGPALAPAGEYDRPYRNEVVPYGDRRLDIVVKPPARSPPPPLPVSTRSGGSGGAGSAWCFSDPEMKRRRRVASYKAYSVEGKVKASFRRGFRWIKAKCSELIHG